In Apteryx mantelli isolate bAptMan1 chromosome 8, bAptMan1.hap1, whole genome shotgun sequence, the genomic window GTGAGAGCACAGCTTCACCTTCAGCACCAGCACGCAGTTGGCCGTCGCTTTGTCTTCACAGTCTTCCTCTGGGGGACAGAAGCACCCACAGAAAGCGTTAGAGCAGAGACATGCTTCCCCCAGCTGAGAGGGGGATGGAGCAAAGGGCTCCCAAGGGCTCCTCTCTCTCCTGGCCCTCCCAGCCTTACCTGGTGCCTCTGTGGGGCATGGCTGGAGttggcagctctgcctggcttcTGGTTTGGAAGTGGGGTCACAGCCCTGACCCAGCACCTCCCCTTGGTAACACTTTACCTCACGCAGTCGCACACCAGCCCCACAAGTCTTGCTGCACTGTTGGGATCAAGAGAGGAAAGGGATTGAGAGAGgcactttctttctttcctacaGGTCCCAAGTGTTTCCTTTCAGTCAGGCCTCCCAGTCTCCTGCTTTGGTGACTGTTCCTGAGGAGGACACACTGGTCTCAAACCcacacttccctctcattgctgGAAGAGAGCCAGTCTGAGCTGGGGGTCAGGCAGGGTGACAAAAGAGTTTGCTTTCGCTTCTTTAATGCAACTTAGAATGGTTTTTGCTTTGGACACTGATGCTGTGACTGAAGATGGACAAAACAGCTGCTGTGAGCCAGCCGCAGTGTCCCCTGTCCCCTGATTCCCTAAACACTTTAGCAATTAAAATGAAGGGAAAGCAGGGGAGGAGGACAGAACATGGACTCCTAGCAGAGGGAGGGGACAGGGTTGTATCGGCTGCAGCATGGTCATCGTCTTGCCTGAGGCAATAATCTACACGCTCTAAGGTTTTCTTCAGCTAGTATGTACCAGTCTCTCCATCGGCTGTCTGGACTGCAAAAGAGCAGGGCTCATGGGCCTGTCCAGTCCTAATGTAGCACACAGAAGGATTGGGCAGTACAAATCCTCAGCGCTCCAAGCAGTTCATGCTCCATCAGCCTAGATTATGAGGCCACCTCTCTCTGCATCCCAAGCCCTACCTGAGACCAGGAGGTAGTGAACCATGTTGAACAGGGTCTCTTGAAACAGGCAGCTTGCTCCTCAGGCTTCTGAAAGGCCTCACAGCGCTTCTCAGGGTACTCCCTGTACATGCCGTTCTCCAGGCCTGCACACAAGACAACCCGAGTCTTCATTCCTCGCCCACAGGTGGCATCACACTGAGAAAGAGAACATAATGGCCAGGTAATGAATGATGCTTCTCAGCTGCAGAGCATCAGGTTGCAGATAAGACACCATCTTGTTCAAAAGCAAGTCACTTAGTGCTTGTGCTAACACCAGTGGAGCTGGTGCTTCTCAGGTCACAGGAGCGATGGGTGTCTGCAAAGGAGCTGAATTTCTTGGAGAGTTGGGACAGGAGCTGGTATTAGTGTTTAGCCAGCGCTGGGGCTGTCAAATTCAGCTTGGCTAGCCTGAAAGTAGCTACCACAAGGGACCTGAGCAGCCAAAGCAAGACTACAAGAGTTCTTTCTGTCTTATTTCATATACATGGTCTTTGAGGACATGGATGTAAGTCAGGTACACAGTAATGTATTTGTGCAGCAACTGTGGTTGACATCTGGGTGCAATGACAAGCTTTGCTTGGGGCCAAGGGGACCAAACTGGTGCACTGCAGGTTACTTGCATGAACATGTACTGCTCAGCCCAAAGCTGTACTTGCCTAGGTGGGAGGGCTTGGTGTCTTAGGACAATGCTAGGAGAAGCatgcaggcagcaggagggaagatCTGAGTCTAGCTTTGCTCTGCTCCCTGATGGCCGTTGCTGGTTTGAGATTTCACTGCTTTGTGCCCTTCTCCATCAAGCTGGGCTAGCATAGCCGCAGAGGGAGGAAGCTGGTTTGCATCCCCCCTTAGTCACCCTGTGAATGGCTCATCAAGAGCTAATCAACCACCTGGGAGAATATGGCAAAGGCAAAGAAGCTAGCATGCACCAGGATGAGGAGCTCAGCTGGCCTTTCAGAGTTCAGGCAGAGTTTAATAGCCTAGCAACAGCTGAAAAACTGCACTGCAGAACAGTGAGTGACCCACACCACAGACCAGGGCAAGAAGGGGTTATGGGACTGCCATGGGTCCACAGATTTAATCAGTTTGTGCTAGTTACCAGCGCTGGAGGGAGACTCAGCTGAATGCTGTCAGCAGGTAAGAAGGGGTAGCAAAAGTAGAGCAGGGTTTTACTACAGATGGAGGGAATGGGGCTTTGCTGTTTCACTGGTTCCTTAGAAAGCTAGCACCCTTCCTCCTTAGTGATTTATGAATTCCTATTTTGCTCGGGTCTTTATAAGGCAAAGTCCAAATCTAACAAATGTATCAGCATGCTCCTTCTGGAGATTTGGACCGGCTTGTAACTGGCACAATCCTGCAAGGCCTTGAGCAAAAGAGGGGGAGTAGGGCAGCAGAGAACCATCACTCACCCACATGTGGGGGGGGGCAGATGGGCCATGCTCACTGGGCTATGAGACCTGAGACAAACAAATGCTCACAGGCTGGATGTCTTTTCCAGGGCAGGGACCTGGGCTGTGGTTCAGGCTTATCTCCAGCTCTTACTTATCAGAGATGAGGTTGGTTTTGTTGCAGCTTTCTGTTTAGTGGTGGGACCAAAATCTCGGGGCCATCGGTGTAGGTTTTGGTTGAAGAGCTCTGCTGTGGTGTCTGTAACTGCCGGGTCCTTGCTGGGAGTCAGGAGTGGGAGAGGAGGATGGTTTCCTCGGGACATTGCTGCCCTCCAATGGAGGTCCCAGGGAAGGCAGCAAGTGCCACAGACTTTGGGGTGGCCTACAGGGTACAGGGACAAGCAAGAGTATCACTCCTTCCCCCTCTCTGGAAGGAGGCAGGATGAGCGCGTGAATCTGCAGTTGGAGGTCACAGGGTACAGCCCTGCTCTGCCAAGGAAGCTGGGTGCCCACCACCTCCTATGGGATGTGGGGTGGAAAGAGACCCCCGATtcagcagaggcagcagtgaCTACACCACCcgctcctgctctctctctctgggagccCAGGTAAAACAGGCTGCGTGTCTTGCCCCTCTCTGTTGAGGGAGGCAGATACTGAAGACGGATGCTCGGGGGAGGAGGGCTGAGGCCATGGGGCTGTGCCTGGCTTTACCTGGTCCCACTCCTGCTCCACCCAGTGCGCAGGGCAGTTCTTGTCACCACACGGATGGACGGCCAGGGGCTTGGCAGCTGGGTCGCACTGTGAGTCAGAAATCACCTTGCCCTCCAGGTTGCGACACGCGATGAAGCGGCTCATGCGTCCCTCACCACACGAACCTGAGCACTTGGAGGAATAAAGGGCATTTAGACACAGCAGGaagcaggcaggaggagaggaggggtcAGTGGTTGCCAGAAGACTTGAATTTGAAGTCTAGCTCTGCTACTGGGGTTGTGGCACTCGATCCCAGCAGTTTGTAGAGGCATGTCAGGTCAGCGGTTTCCATCTGAGTCCCTTGTCTCCAGGTGCCAAGAGCTTCCCAGATTTTTCGAATGGATTTGTATTTGCTCACCTCACAGCTGACCAAAATTCACAGCGTGTGGACAGGCAGAGGCAAAACTGCAGAGCAACATGGTTTCTCTAGCTCAGCCTCTGCCAGACGAAAGCTGAAGGAGAGCAGCAATGTGCCTGCCCCATCTGCTCCAGAGCTGATacctccctcctgcctgccttGTGTCACCTGCATCTGGGGCAAGGACAGGCAGCCCCTCTGCACTCACCGGGCCCCAGTCCGAGGCGATCCAGCGGCGGTCACAGGGTGGGCCTGTGCACACCTTCTCGCTGCTGGGCTTTCGGGACTCGTCACAGAGGGGTGCTTCTACTGAGCAGCGCACCTCCCTCTTCATCGTCCCCTGTGTGCCACACCGGGCTGAACACTGCAAAGGCCACACAGAGTCAGAAACAGAGCAAGGGGGATGAGCAAAGAACAGAAAACGCAAGGTGCAAATGCCTCcttccattttgcttctgctgcactAGCAGAGAGAAGAAGGACCTGAGCAGGCAAAGAGAAAGGTGGGTCTGTCTCTATCTCTGCAGCTTACTTTCTTTGGGTCCTAGCACTCCAATGCTCCGAGATGCTGAGGCCTGGACTGCTATATAGAGTCCTTGGGCAGTTCTCCTGCCCCAGGCCCAAACAGGTCATGGGAAGTCAATGGAAGGGATTTATTTGAAGATGTGGGTTTTATCTTCTCTCTGTCTCCAGGCCACAGTTTCTCCATCTACCCTCAGTTGAATTCCCCTGGCTGCTTAACTCTGGGATCAAAGACCCTTTGCTGCCTACCTCAGACCATTCGGAGAGCTCCCACTGGGGCCCACAGGCCGTGTTCTTGCAGGCTTTCCTCTCCATGGGCCTGGCCAGCCCAGCTGACTCGCAGAGGTCATCATAAACAGAGCTGTCAAAGCCTGGAGCCAGCATCTTCCAGCAGCGCACGGTTCGGTACTGATAGCCCTCTCCACAGGTCCTGGAGCATTCACTCCACCGGCTGGTCTCCCATCTCCTCAAGCAGTCCCCAGGAgagaaagcacaaagcaaaaccCAGGTAAGGGGGCCCTGGGACACAGGGTGGCTGGGGTACGTCTGCAGGCTTGGGACTCCCTGCCACAGTAACTGCTGGTACCAATCTGCTCCTCATGCATGCATCTGTGTTAAGGAGGTCTGGTCCTGAGAGCTGACTTTGCCCTTAGCAGGTAATGCCAACGCAGTAAATTCCTTCCCTCTTTTTGTTTATGTGGGGATACATGGGTTTAGGTGTTTAAGCATACCTTTCAGTCCAGAAATGGCTGTATATTTTGAGCAGAAAATGATGATTACAAAGATATGTTGTCCCCATGGACAGCTGATTGCTCAGGTTGTGATGGGCTCTACTAGTTTATTCAACCAGTGCTCCCCACTGTGAGTCACTGGGGTGACCCACAGCTCCTAGAGCAAGATAGGCCTGTTAGCGATGGGGTCATGCCAGCCCCACCTTTGCTTCTTCCCTCTATACATCAGTGTCCAGCAGATGGGATGTGCGACTGGGGCTCAGTCACTTCCACTCACCTGGACTGGCAATCTCTCCCTGTGCAAAACTCGTGAGTAGGTTCTGGTCGCATTAGGGCATCGCAGTATGTTTCATCCACTTCCACTCCATCATATCGGACGCACATTGCATAGGAGGCACTGATACCTGCTGGATAATCAAGAACTTCTCTTGGTCAGGCTCCATCAGATCCAAAAGCCTCCTCCCACCATGATTAGATTATTGGAGAGTGCTCACTGCATCTGAACTTCCACCTGCCATTTTCAAAATACCAGTATTCTCTCCTTCAGCAGCCAAAAAGGACCTCACATGATCAGTCTCCTAGGAGAGGCACGAACTGATAAAAGGCTAAAGACAAAAATCAGCCAGATGCTATAGACAGGTTTCTTCTCTCCTCAGACTCCTCTTAGAGCTGTCATTCTGCCTTCCCATCCTGGGAAGGAAAATAGATGCCAACCTCAAAAGCATGGAAATTCAGGCTGGCACCATTGCAAAAGTCAGTCACTTCAGGATGCCATTTTCAGACCAATAGAACTTGAAAATGTCCtgtttttccacaaaaacacATCTGCCCTCTCCAGTTACCATATATGGAGGGAAGCAAATGGCAAAGAAGTTGGAGGCCAGTATGTGGATTCAAACTACAGGAGGTCACTTGTTCAGACCAATGAATTTTATTCAGCAAATCATTGCCAGTAGGAGTTAAGCTTGGCTTGTGTCACATCCAGACACAGACTAAGCTTTCATCGTGCTCACTATTCGTCATTTTCAAGCAGGTCTGATACTAGTGGAAGACGTGAATGAGACCTGGAGAACAGACTCACTGTTAAAGGACTATAGTACTATTCAGAGCTTTGGGTCCTGACTGTGATTGGACAAGATTAGTTTCTTTGCCATTACCATTTACTGCAATTGCAAATGTGGGTACTAGATGTGACAGCTTTTCTCATATGGATGTCTCCccagtggaaaccagccttgaaaATAAGCACCAGGTCTTCAAAGCTATTTAGATTCCTATCTTTAAGAAACTGTCCCTTTGTGATTTTGCAGAAGACAGGAACAGACTCAgtgttgtaagcattttggaggCTCCAGATCTTAGCTGAACTAGAAGTGAGGACTTCCTAGGGAAGGGCTGTGAAGCCCTAATGCCAAACCTACCTGATGTGCACGTGGAGCTGCAAGGGGCATAAGCTGAGACCTTCCATCGATACATGTCAGCCAAGCTGATATCGTCATGGCCCACGGGGCTCACATCAAACTCATTGCTGTGGAGAAAGGAGAAGTATGAAGTATCTACTACAGGACACCAAATGCAAGCAGAATTAATTTTCTCTTGACGTTCTTTGAAGACAGGGGAATGAACCCAGTGGTTCTGCTCTCCATCCCCATCTCCCCCACCTTGGGCAAGATAGATCACTGACAAACAGAGAGTGTAAATCCCTGATCTGCCTCCTGAATTCAACCAGCGAGGCTATGACTGGCCATGGGTCAACATCCCTCTGAGAGGATGCAGTTTTTAGTGAGACTTGTAGACATTGCACTTGGAACACGTGGGAGCCCTCAGCCTCTGTTCATATGATCGCTTTGAAAGGTATCACATTAGATTCAAAAGGGGTGCCCAAGCAAGACCCCTCTTAATATTGCATAATGCAGTAGGGAAAGCTCACATGTGGCTTGCCAGAGATGTTTAAAGTTGGTCCTCAGTTTCCTGTCAGAGACTTATTGAAGTTAGAGAggtatgtgcatgtgcatgcagagGAATGGGACAGAATGGGGCAGGATGTGAGGGCAGGGGTGTGTACGTGACATGCTATAGATTCCTGGCCATCTCTACAATCATGTTAATGTTGGCCTCACAGATCCTTCAAAACCCAATTATGTGGATCCCTAAGAAGGAGGGGGGCCAGCAAATATGCTTTGGGAGCTCTGTGTCAGGCCAGGAGTTGTGCAAATTAATCTTCAGTGGACACACCATTGGTGAAGCATCTACAACAGCTGCCATGGAGAGACACTGGAAAACAGGGACATCAAGGAGAGCAGCGAGACTACCAGAGGATTGGCTCGACCTTCCCTCCCCAGCTAACCATGCTCCTGTTTTGCCCTGGATATCAAGTGCCACCTTTCAGTGCCAGGGGCTTGCAGAGGCTCTGCCTGGCTGATGTCCGCGGTAGTGCTGGCACCTAGCAGAGGGCTCTCCACAGACGCCATCAAGCTGTAGTTAGCTGCTTCCCCCTGACTCCCAGTGAATGTCTCCACCTTCAAGTCCTCCAGCAAGTTCTTACGGGCCGGTGCTTTGTGAAGGCCCTGTGGCCACTGGGCAGGCAGCTCGCTCCATAGCCCTGCTGTGGAGTTCCTCCGGGCCAGCCTTGCAGCCAGGTGCTGCAGCTCCCTACAGAAGGCAGTGTTGTGTGGGTCCCGGTGACACAGCCGCCTGAAGAGACGAAGCCTGGAGGATGCTACGCGGCTGTTCTCTGAGAGCTCGGGTCTCCTCATGCTGTAGGGTATGGCCGTGCTGATGGAAATCTGATTGAATCTGAGGGCTAGAGGAAAAACATGGGGATGCTTATGAGGGTAAAATATCCTCTACCTTGAGT contains:
- the LOC106484958 gene encoding ADAMTS-like protein 2 isoform X3: MSRERHCLRQRLQMPQGTNSTMCVGQAKHYQLCQQQPCPANTASFKQQQCSSFNAKAFGKRYYHWMPLYPDDYTSISNKPCDLQCTTQSGERQLMAQAQDGTSCKDRTYQGVCINGKCEPVGCDGSLYSPRTMDRCRVCGGDGSTCHRVSGSFRKGISQIGYVFITNIPAGATDILIIERRKTENILALADESGHFFFNGNSAIDNPQNFRVAGTIFKYRRPSSLNSDGLEYIIAHGPTNQSLNAMYYNFNGKMPHITYDYTVPRTPALQTAAPTVDAPLYHHLPETSQNQPIPASSRAAQDFNATWLSLSPDDTSEQLPLGEGHEDLGFSHQDFFQTNSTSQPQDWGWEQGGEKKEKYDFQIRQVYRANTAREEEEEEAAAIDGETELALRFNQISISTAIPYSMRRPELSENSRVASSRLRLFRRLCHRDPHNTAFCRELQHLAARLARRNSTAGLWSELPAQWPQGLHKAPARKNLLEDLKVETFTGSQGEAANYSLMASVESPLLGASTTADISQAEPLQAPGTESNEFDVSPVGHDDISLADMYRWKVSAYAPCSSTCTSAGISASYAMCVRYDGVEVDETYCDALMRPEPTHEFCTGRDCQSRWETSRWSECSRTCGEGYQYRTVRCWKMLAPGFDSSVYDDLCESAGLARPMERKACKNTACGPQWELSEWSECSARCGTQGTMKREVRCSVEAPLCDESRKPSSEKVCTGPPCDRRWIASDWGPCSGSCGEGRMSRFIACRNLEGKVISDSQCDPAAKPLAVHPCGDKNCPAHWVEQEWDQCDATCGRGMKTRVVLCAGLENGMYREYPEKRCEAFQKPEEQAACFKRPCSTWFTTSWSQCSKTCGAGVRLREVKCYQGEVLGQGCDPTSKPEARQSCQLQPCPTEAPEEDCEDKATANCVLVLKVKLCSHWYYRKACCRSCRTKSP
- the LOC106484958 gene encoding ADAMTS-like protein 2 isoform X1; the protein is MPARAPAAAAAPAPAPAPAPAAPPPPRLRGGSSSAAWPPLPAAASASSSSSASSSSAPPPPSALSSEAADGAGPWDEEVTKWWGEWSSWSTCSRSCGGGVMSRERHCLRQRLQMPQGTNSTMCVGQAKHYQLCQQQPCPANTASFKQQQCSSFNAKAFGKRYYHWMPLYPDDYTSISNKPCDLQCTTQSGERQLMAQAQDGTSCKDRTYQGVCINGKCEPVGCDGSLYSPRTMDRCRVCGGDGSTCHRVSGSFRKGISQIGYVFITNIPAGATDILIIERRKTENILALADESGHFFFNGNSAIDNPQNFRVAGTIFKYRRPSSLNSDGLEYIIAHGPTNQSLNAMYYNFNGKMPHITYDYTVPRTPALQTAAPTVDAPLYHHLPETSQNQPIPASSRAAQDFNATWLSLSPDDTSEQLPLGEGHEDLGFSHQDFFQTNSTSQPQDWGWEQGGEKKEKYDFQIRQVYRANTAREEEEEEAAAIDGETELALRFNQISISTAIPYSMRRPELSENSRVASSRLRLFRRLCHRDPHNTAFCRELQHLAARLARRNSTAGLWSELPAQWPQGLHKAPARKNLLEDLKVETFTGSQGEAANYSLMASVESPLLGASTTADISQAEPLQAPGTESNEFDVSPVGHDDISLADMYRWKVSAYAPCSSTCTSAGISASYAMCVRYDGVEVDETYCDALMRPEPTHEFCTGRDCQSRWETSRWSECSRTCGEGYQYRTVRCWKMLAPGFDSSVYDDLCESAGLARPMERKACKNTACGPQWELSEWSECSARCGTQGTMKREVRCSVEAPLCDESRKPSSEKVCTGPPCDRRWIASDWGPCSGSCGEGRMSRFIACRNLEGKVISDSQCDPAAKPLAVHPCGDKNCPAHWVEQEWDQCDATCGRGMKTRVVLCAGLENGMYREYPEKRCEAFQKPEEQAACFKRPCSTWFTTSWSQCSKTCGAGVRLREVKCYQGEVLGQGCDPTSKPEARQSCQLQPCPTEAPEEDCEDKATANCVLVLKVKLCSHWYYRKACCRSCRTKSP
- the LOC106484958 gene encoding ADAMTS-like protein 2 isoform X2; translated protein: MAAAPRRRLRLLLLLRLLLLGAAAPLGAKDSSEAADGAGPWDEEVTKWWGEWSSWSTCSRSCGGGVMSRERHCLRQRLQMPQGTNSTMCVGQAKHYQLCQQQPCPANTASFKQQQCSSFNAKAFGKRYYHWMPLYPDDYTSISNKPCDLQCTTQSGERQLMAQAQDGTSCKDRTYQGVCINGKCEPVGCDGSLYSPRTMDRCRVCGGDGSTCHRVSGSFRKGISQIGYVFITNIPAGATDILIIERRKTENILALADESGHFFFNGNSAIDNPQNFRVAGTIFKYRRPSSLNSDGLEYIIAHGPTNQSLNAMYYNFNGKMPHITYDYTVPRTPALQTAAPTVDAPLYHHLPETSQNQPIPASSRAAQDFNATWLSLSPDDTSEQLPLGEGHEDLGFSHQDFFQTNSTSQPQDWGWEQGGEKKEKYDFQIRQVYRANTAREEEEEEAAAIDGETELALRFNQISISTAIPYSMRRPELSENSRVASSRLRLFRRLCHRDPHNTAFCRELQHLAARLARRNSTAGLWSELPAQWPQGLHKAPARKNLLEDLKVETFTGSQGEAANYSLMASVESPLLGASTTADISQAEPLQAPGTESNEFDVSPVGHDDISLADMYRWKVSAYAPCSSTCTSAGISASYAMCVRYDGVEVDETYCDALMRPEPTHEFCTGRDCQSRWETSRWSECSRTCGEGYQYRTVRCWKMLAPGFDSSVYDDLCESAGLARPMERKACKNTACGPQWELSEWSECSARCGTQGTMKREVRCSVEAPLCDESRKPSSEKVCTGPPCDRRWIASDWGPCSGSCGEGRMSRFIACRNLEGKVISDSQCDPAAKPLAVHPCGDKNCPAHWVEQEWDQCDATCGRGMKTRVVLCAGLENGMYREYPEKRCEAFQKPEEQAACFKRPCSTWFTTSWSQCSKTCGAGVRLREVKCYQGEVLGQGCDPTSKPEARQSCQLQPCPTEAPEEDCEDKATANCVLVLKVKLCSHWYYRKACCRSCRTKSP